One part of the Spiroplasma turonicum genome encodes these proteins:
- a CDS encoding glycoside hydrolase family 1 protein yields the protein MKNNVFYYSTSSNAFQMEGARNLHGRTDSIWDWYTKTYFKIPPNNSTEREINSIEVASDFYHKYKSDVKIMKDLGLNAFVYNMDWTRIFPKDENYVNPMGLQFYDNLFNELSKNKIKPIPILFHWDTPMWLEIKGGWTSKEILPAFRNYCSTVFKYLGKYTDVWFVNDENKSFTLDGYLGNIFPPCKNSPSDFVKAIHNLNMSAAIAKEEFLKAKNEGYVSEDSILGIDDDWSPPIVWNNGNDEKQNEDLINNYNAWMRDFWIDPNIKGEYPKVFWDYLKENKLDANILEEELSYLQKFKLDFIGWNFYRPYFITNKNNNVDIKLLHKEPVSYSFGDFVVVLPKEHKNYTKWLWPIYPEYLEVGLKAYKDKYNLPIMIIENGFGDFDDKSNELILDIDRINYLQPILESVNKCRKLDLNLFGYSMWTFCDIFSPSAGYRKDYGLVSVDFNSQIKERKPKLSYCYYKNVIMSNGEDTNFDKERLVKELSNLLINWDILWK from the coding sequence ATGAAAAATAATGTATTTTATTATTCAACTTCATCAAATGCGTTTCAAATGGAAGGGGCAAGAAATCTTCACGGTAGGACAGATTCTATCTGAGATTGATATACTAAAACTTATTTTAAAATACCACCGAATAATTCTACTGAAAGAGAAATTAATTCAATAGAAGTAGCAAGTGATTTTTATCATAAATATAAATCAGATGTAAAAATAATGAAGGATTTAGGATTAAATGCATTTGTTTATAATATGGATTGAACAAGAATTTTTCCAAAAGATGAAAATTATGTTAATCCTATGGGTTTACAGTTTTATGATAATTTATTTAATGAGTTAAGTAAGAATAAAATAAAACCAATTCCTATATTATTTCATTGAGACACACCCATGTGATTGGAAATTAAAGGAGGTTGAACATCAAAAGAGATATTACCTGCTTTTAGAAATTATTGTTCAACAGTATTTAAATATTTAGGTAAGTATACAGATGTTTGATTTGTAAATGATGAAAACAAATCTTTTACATTAGACGGTTATTTAGGTAATATATTTCCACCCTGTAAAAATAGTCCAAGTGACTTTGTTAAGGCAATTCATAATTTGAACATGTCAGCTGCAATTGCAAAAGAAGAATTCTTAAAAGCTAAGAATGAAGGATATGTTAGTGAAGATTCAATTTTAGGTATTGATGATGATTGATCGCCACCCATAGTATGGAATAATGGAAATGATGAAAAACAAAATGAAGATTTAATAAATAACTACAATGCTTGAATGAGAGATTTTTGAATTGACCCAAATATAAAAGGTGAGTATCCTAAAGTGTTTTGAGATTATTTAAAAGAAAATAAATTAGATGCTAACATACTTGAAGAAGAATTAAGTTATTTACAAAAATTTAAACTAGATTTTATAGGTTGAAACTTTTACAGACCTTATTTTATAACAAATAAAAATAATAATGTTGATATAAAACTTTTACATAAAGAACCAGTTAGTTACTCATTTGGTGATTTTGTTGTTGTTTTACCAAAAGAACACAAAAACTATACTAAATGATTATGACCGATATATCCTGAATATTTAGAAGTAGGATTAAAAGCATATAAAGATAAATATAATTTACCAATAATGATTATTGAAAATGGTTTTGGTGATTTTGATGACAAATCTAATGAACTTATTCTTGATATTGATAGGATTAATTATTTACAACCCATATTAGAGTCTGTAAATAAATGTAGAAAATTAGACTTAAACCTATTCGGTTACTCAATGTGAACGTTTTGTGATATTTTTTCTCCAAGTGCAGGATATAGAAAAGATTATGGGCTAGTATCAGTTGATTTTAATTCTCAAATTAAAGAAAGAAAACCAAAATTAAGTTATTGTTATTATAAGAATGTAATAATGTCAAATGGTGAAGATACAAATTTTGATAAAGAAAGGTTAGTAAAGGAATTAAGTAATTTATTAATAAATTGAGATATTCTTTGAAAATAG
- a CDS encoding phosphoribosyltransferase translates to MNTSKLEILIKKEDLKNKIKELADQLNEKYKNESLTVIAILNGALFFFSDLLKLLKMPIQIDTIVVSSYDGTKSTDKIVYHKKIVKPIIENQNVIIIEDIIDTGRTMNSVFEYVQSLKPKTLDLVVLASKEDTKTKFKYDYKSLFIVPDKYIVGYGFGIDDLYRQLEDIYIINE, encoded by the coding sequence ATGAATACTAGTAAATTAGAAATATTAATAAAAAAAGAAGATTTAAAAAATAAAATAAAAGAGTTAGCCGATCAATTAAATGAAAAGTATAAAAATGAGTCGTTAACTGTAATTGCAATATTAAATGGAGCATTATTTTTTTTCTCCGATTTATTGAAGTTATTAAAAATGCCAATACAAATTGATACAATAGTTGTTTCGAGTTATGATGGAACTAAATCAACTGATAAAATTGTATACCATAAAAAAATTGTTAAACCAATTATTGAAAACCAAAATGTCATAATTATTGAAGATATAATTGATACTGGAAGAACAATGAACTCAGTCTTTGAGTATGTTCAATCTTTAAAACCTAAAACATTAGATTTAGTCGTTTTAGCTTCAAAAGAAGATACAAAAACAAAGTTTAAGTACGATTATAAGTCATTATTTATAGTACCTGATAAATATATTGTTGGTTATGGTTTTGGAATTGATGATCTATATAGACAACTTGAAGATATTTATATAATAAATGAGTAA
- a CDS encoding PTS sugar transporter subunit IIB produces the protein MKKILLVCSAGMSTSMLVKKMQMYATIKKLDFEIVAKGIAEAKQELSSYDAIMIGPQISYALDEVKKMSSGKPVELIPTQVYALAKGEDAVKQALKMMGE, from the coding sequence ATGAAAAAAATATTGTTAGTTTGTTCAGCAGGTATGTCTACTAGCATGCTTGTTAAAAAAATGCAAATGTATGCAACAATTAAAAAACTTGATTTCGAGATTGTTGCAAAAGGAATTGCTGAAGCTAAACAAGAATTATCATCATATGATGCAATAATGATTGGACCACAAATTAGTTACGCATTAGATGAAGTTAAAAAAATGTCATCAGGTAAGCCTGTTGAGTTAATTCCAACACAAGTTTATGCATTGGCAAAAGGTGAAGATGCCGTCAAACAAGCCCTAAAAATGATGGGTGAATAA
- a CDS encoding PTS lactose/cellobiose transporter subunit IIA, with translation MSNFNFEEISFTIIANAGEAKGRAINAIHLAKENKFDEAQEELELAEKAMGIAGHSHMDVISAEAAGEKIQIPVLFMHAEDQLLTTETVILLSKEMIELYKQLKK, from the coding sequence ATGTCAAACTTTAATTTTGAAGAAATATCATTTACAATAATTGCTAATGCTGGTGAAGCAAAGGGCAGAGCAATTAATGCAATTCATCTAGCAAAAGAAAATAAATTTGATGAAGCGCAAGAAGAACTAGAACTTGCTGAAAAAGCTATGGGAATAGCTGGACACAGCCATATGGATGTTATATCTGCTGAAGCTGCTGGTGAAAAAATTCAAATTCCAGTTTTATTCATGCATGCAGAAGATCAACTACTCACTACTGAAACTGTAATATTATTATCAAAAGAAATGATTGAATTATACAAGCAACTAAAAAAATAG
- a CDS encoding PTS sugar transporter subunit IIC, giving the protein MDDNKFTPNKSSRSSEKLGFKKWFNVKFVPAMARAGNQRHIAAIRDSFGTMIPLIIAGSLGVLINAIVFGGAGSGYVSLLGLFAKAAHSDLSWDQISELIGNGQVLGTDGSVILDAPGWFQTSKICGLAVGHMNTVTVGMMSIYFSFLFGYYISLGKGFKSPVIAGMVSTASFMLASLGEVQFFMDAKGLIGAIIFGIIATELFIWLSSLRSLNIKLPDSVPPAVGKSFAVFLPVTFTLMIIGALNIVVLAPAVVLGNLFVTGNTQATGWTSASEVDTFFNSLKSALSEKNPWELIGLSESPAWMDSIRDNLSADKFAKWYNDLSAVDQSQIASFSLIAGGQATLADMVNVGSGSVLHFGTTNGVIDVITASFIGKKLGPTQFGLSAAIYQFITSWFIGFATGNGGLGLGIAFMILVGLFWFFGVHGSNIMGGIFEPIFLMVLAINTALVTSLGYEAAAASGSMGVFTKPFFDGYAYVGGSGATLGLLIMTFCFSKRRDLKEIAKYSTPAGVFQINEPVIFGYPIVLNAVYMVPFVFTPVLNLIVGYIFSPAVLGFVNYSYILAPWTAPWFLTAVITSLDARALIPAMICLGVTIASYLPFVLLDNILYFKKLQKQDPEKYELEKRYYSDKLFRFQTNTETKIENLENKAEYVVLNAESTNEFWAKRLVNPKKLEERKQKQLEEAKMKREKILNQVKEYKDNRAKKYIELEKKVNEKNSRKASK; this is encoded by the coding sequence ATGGACGATAATAAATTTACGCCAAATAAAAGCTCTAGGTCTTCTGAAAAACTAGGCTTTAAAAAATGGTTTAATGTAAAATTTGTCCCTGCAATGGCAAGAGCTGGTAATCAAAGACATATAGCTGCGATTCGTGACTCTTTTGGTACAATGATACCATTAATAATTGCAGGTTCGTTAGGTGTTTTAATTAATGCAATTGTATTTGGTGGTGCAGGTTCAGGATATGTTTCTTTATTAGGGCTTTTTGCAAAAGCAGCCCATTCTGATTTATCTTGAGATCAAATTTCTGAATTAATTGGAAATGGACAAGTTCTTGGAACAGATGGATCTGTTATTCTTGATGCACCAGGTTGATTTCAAACATCAAAAATATGTGGTCTTGCAGTAGGTCATATGAACACTGTAACAGTAGGAATGATGTCAATATATTTCTCATTCTTATTTGGATACTATATATCATTAGGTAAAGGATTTAAATCACCAGTTATTGCTGGGATGGTTTCAACAGCATCATTTATGCTAGCAAGCTTAGGTGAAGTTCAATTCTTTATGGATGCTAAAGGATTAATTGGGGCAATAATTTTTGGTATTATTGCAACTGAGTTATTTATTTGGTTATCATCTTTAAGATCACTAAATATAAAACTTCCAGACAGTGTGCCTCCAGCAGTTGGTAAATCATTTGCTGTATTCCTACCAGTAACATTTACTTTAATGATTATTGGTGCTTTAAATATAGTTGTACTTGCACCAGCTGTTGTACTTGGAAACTTATTTGTTACAGGTAATACTCAAGCAACTGGATGAACAAGTGCATCTGAAGTAGATACTTTCTTTAATTCTTTGAAAAGCGCATTATCTGAAAAAAATCCATGAGAATTAATTGGTTTATCTGAATCACCAGCATGAATGGATTCGATTAGAGACAATTTATCTGCTGATAAATTTGCTAAATGATATAATGATTTATCAGCAGTTGATCAATCACAAATCGCCTCATTTTCATTAATTGCAGGTGGTCAAGCAACACTTGCTGATATGGTTAATGTTGGCAGCGGTAGTGTATTGCACTTTGGTACAACAAATGGTGTAATAGATGTTATTACTGCATCATTTATAGGAAAAAAACTTGGTCCAACACAATTTGGATTAAGTGCTGCAATTTATCAATTTATTACATCTTGATTTATTGGGTTTGCAACAGGAAATGGAGGATTAGGACTAGGTATTGCATTTATGATACTAGTAGGATTATTCTGATTCTTCGGTGTGCATGGTTCAAACATTATGGGTGGTATATTTGAGCCAATATTCTTAATGGTATTAGCAATAAATACTGCATTAGTTACTTCATTAGGTTATGAAGCAGCAGCAGCTAGTGGTTCAATGGGAGTGTTTACAAAACCATTCTTCGATGGATATGCTTATGTTGGTGGAAGTGGAGCAACTTTAGGACTTTTAATTATGACTTTCTGTTTTTCAAAAAGACGTGATTTAAAAGAAATTGCTAAATATTCAACCCCAGCTGGAGTATTCCAAATTAATGAACCTGTTATATTTGGTTACCCAATTGTATTAAATGCAGTTTATATGGTACCATTTGTATTTACACCAGTATTAAATTTAATTGTAGGATATATATTCTCACCAGCTGTATTGGGATTTGTAAATTATTCATATATCTTAGCTCCTTGAACAGCACCTTGATTCTTAACTGCTGTAATAACATCATTAGATGCAAGAGCTCTAATACCAGCAATGATTTGTTTAGGAGTCACAATAGCAAGTTACTTACCATTTGTATTATTAGATAATATTTTATACTTTAAAAAATTACAAAAACAAGATCCTGAAAAATACGAACTTGAAAAACGTTATTATTCAGATAAACTATTTAGATTCCAAACTAATACTGAAACTAAAATTGAAAATCTTGAAAATAAAGCAGAATATGTTGTTTTAAATGCTGAATCTACAAATGAGTTCTGAGCTAAGAGATTGGTTAACCCAAAAAAACTAGAAGAGCGTAAACAAAAACAACTTGAAGAAGCTAAAATGAAAAGAGAAAAAATATTAAATCAAGTTAAAGAATATAAAGATAATAGAGCAAAAAAATACATTGAACTTGAAAAAAAAGTGAATGAAAAAAACTCTAGAAAAGCTAGTAAATAA
- a CDS encoding class I SAM-dependent methyltransferase, with product MSKFNKYLNLSSIIYDLTKPVGESVDGDLEFYKKELIPINGKILELGCGNGRLTIALKKYNVDIYGMDLSDSMKTIFYSNLLKNNVIVPYYKEDILNFSCDEKFECIILPNGFINLFNEGEAKMIFEKLYSLLNINGLIYIDLIYPFNFNVGSIFINEYQVNDNIITVENFSKYLNFLEQKSINIIKYYRENKLEELQEMHLHWYCSYQINNILTKSGFSLLSRYFDFNIIYKKKYKTLTVSARREK from the coding sequence ATGAGTAAATTCAATAAGTATTTAAATTTAAGTTCAATTATTTATGATTTAACAAAACCAGTTGGTGAATCAGTAGACGGTGATTTAGAATTTTATAAAAAAGAATTAATACCTATTAATGGTAAAATTTTAGAATTAGGATGTGGAAATGGTAGATTAACTATCGCATTGAAAAAATATAATGTTGATATTTATGGTATGGATTTATCTGATTCAATGAAAACAATTTTTTATAGTAATTTGTTAAAAAATAATGTAATAGTCCCTTATTATAAAGAGGATATTTTAAATTTTAGTTGTGATGAAAAGTTTGAATGTATAATTCTTCCAAATGGATTTATTAATTTATTTAATGAAGGTGAAGCAAAAATGATATTTGAAAAGTTATATAGTCTATTAAATATTAATGGATTAATCTATATTGATTTAATTTATCCTTTTAACTTTAATGTAGGAAGTATATTTATAAATGAGTATCAAGTCAATGACAATATAATTACTGTGGAAAATTTTTCTAAATATTTAAATTTTTTAGAACAAAAATCAATTAATATTATAAAATATTATAGAGAAAACAAATTAGAAGAATTACAAGAAATGCATTTACATTGATATTGTTCTTATCAGATTAATAATATTTTAACAAAAAGTGGTTTTTCACTATTATCAAGATACTTTGACTTTAATATTATTTATAAGAAAAAATATAAAACATTAACAGTTTCTGCAAGGAGAGAAAAATAA
- a CDS encoding 5'-methylthioadenosine/S-adenosylhomocysteine nucleosidase produces MIKSKSYYCFIFAMYEEAKTTIKNLNFQLLEKEPFEIYKKNDYYIVISKIGLINAATCFSYINTKYNFDYYINIGTACGVDKTTSIFEFFFIKKAFLGNVDATGFGYKFGQVPQMPEHYSSVNLLDKSLFNYKEVDICSSDIFINSNEKVNNVVYKIDKTIKLVDMESAALFQSAYLMQKNILSIKIISDIVGSNSNELDFNSVLKDCSERIYQLIKKFNI; encoded by the coding sequence ATGATTAAATCAAAAAGTTATTATTGTTTTATTTTTGCTATGTACGAAGAAGCAAAAACTACTATCAAAAATTTAAACTTTCAATTATTAGAAAAAGAACCATTTGAAATATATAAAAAAAATGATTATTATATTGTTATTTCAAAAATTGGTTTAATTAATGCAGCGACTTGTTTTTCTTACATAAACACAAAATATAATTTCGATTATTATATAAACATTGGAACTGCATGTGGAGTTGACAAAACAACATCAATTTTTGAATTTTTCTTTATTAAGAAAGCTTTCTTAGGAAATGTTGATGCAACTGGTTTTGGTTATAAATTTGGTCAAGTACCTCAAATGCCTGAACATTATTCTTCAGTAAATTTATTAGATAAAAGTTTGTTTAATTATAAAGAAGTTGATATATGTTCATCTGATATTTTTATTAACTCAAATGAAAAAGTTAATAATGTAGTTTATAAAATTGATAAAACAATAAAACTTGTAGATATGGAATCTGCTGCTTTATTTCAGTCAGCCTATTTAATGCAAAAAAACATTTTGTCTATTAAGATAATAAGTGATATTGTTGGGTCAAATTCTAATGAATTAGATTTTAATTCAGTTTTAAAAGATTGTTCAGAGCGTATTTACCAATTAATAAAAAAATTTAATATATAA